The Clostridiales bacterium FE2011 sequence CGTGGATCCCATTGACGGGATTTTCTTCAACGATAACGGCACCCTGGATGATGAGAAGACCCAGGAAAAGCTCTCTGCCCTCCTTGCGGACGGCGAGCCTGCTGTTGTGCCCGGTTTCTACGGTTCCAAGGCAAACGGTGAAGTCTGCACCTTCTCCCGCAGCGGCAGCGATATCACCGGTGCTCTGGTGGCCCGTGCGGTGAATGCCGATGTGTATGAAAACTGGACCGACGTTTCCGGTTTCCTGATGGCGGATCCCCGGATCATCGAAAACCCGGCGGAAATTTCCTCCATCACCTACAAGGAGCTGCGGGAGCTGAGCCACATGGGTGCTTCCGTCCTTCATGAGGACGCGATGTTCCCGGTACACAAGGCCGGCATCCCCACCAATATCCGTAACACCAACAAGCCGTATCATCCCGGCACCATGATCAGCAAGAACGCTCCCAATGAGATTTCCGTTCCCACCATCACCGGTATCGCCGGTCACAAGGGATACAGCGTTATCTCCATTGAAAAGAGCATGATGAACAGCGAAGTCGGTTTCGGCCGCAAGGTGCTGCAGGTGCTTGAAAACTACGGCGTGTCCTTTGAACATATGCCCACCGGTATCGACAGCATGTGCGTTGTGGTGAACAGCGCCACCCTGGAGCCTCATCGGGCCGATATCCTTAAGGAGATCGAGAACCTGGTGGACGGCAGCGGCAGCGTCTCTGTCAGCGACAACATGTCCATCATCGCCACCGTCGGCCGCGGCATGGTGCATAACTGCGGTACCGCCGCCCGTCTCTTCTCCGCCATGAGCCGTGCCCGCATCAACGTGCGGATGATCGACCAGGGCTCCAGCGAGCTGAGCATCATCGTCGGCGTCAACGACAACGACTTTGAAGCCACCATCCACGCCATCTACCACGAGTTCGTGGGATAACGATGTTACAGCAAGCCTGCGGAAGCATTCTGCTTCCCGCAGGCTTTTTCTTTTTCATGACTTCTTGCCGAAAAAACCTGTAATGTTATATAATTACAACATCCCGTTACCGCTGATTTGTCATCCTGAGTGACTATGTGGTAAACTCAATACAATAAAGTAAATCAATCCTTTAATTCTGAATTCTGAATTATGAATTCTGAATTGAATATGGGGGTGCCTGGAATGAAGGTTCTTGTAACCGGATACGCTGGTCAGCTGGGCTGGGATACCGTACGCCAGCTGGAAGCCCGGGGCATTGAATGCCGCGGTGTCGACATGCAGGATTTTGACCTGACAGATGGTCAGGCCGTCAAAGACTATGTCCAAAGCTACCGTCCCACCGCCATTGTCCACTGCGCCGCCTATACCGGTGTGGACAAAGCGGAATCACAGCCGGAAATCTGTGCTGCTGTCAACGGCATGGGCACCGTCAACATCGTCCGTGCCGCGCTGAGTGTCGGCGCAAAGCTGGTCTTCATCTCTACGGACTATGTCTTCCCCGGCACCGGGGATCAGCCCTTCAAAATTGACGATCCCTATGGACCCCTGAACGTCTACGGCATGAGCAAGGTTCAGGGAGAGGATGCCGTCCGTTCCCTGATGACCCGCTACTTCATTCTTCGTACCAGCTGGGTTTACGGCAAGAACGGCCGCAACTTTGTCCGCACCATGCTGCACCTGGGCAAGGAAAAGAAAGAGATCCGCGTGGTCAATGACCAGATCGGTTCTCCCACCTATTCCCGGGATCTGGCCCGCGTCATCTGCGACGTGCTGTCGACAGAAAAGTACGGCATCTACCACGTCCGCAACGAGGGTTTCCTCTCCTGGTACGATTTCGCGAAGATGATTATGGAAAAGGCCGGTCTCCCCTGCAAGGTGATCCCGGTTCCTTCTTCCGAGTATCCCACTCCCGCGAAGCGGCCCCTCAACTCCCGTCTGGACGGTTCCAAACTCACCGAGGCAGGCTTCGCGCCCATGCCCTCCGTTGAAAACGCCCTGGATCGTTAC is a genomic window containing:
- the rfbD gene encoding dTDP-4-dehydrorhamnose reductase, translated to MKVLVTGYAGQLGWDTVRQLEARGIECRGVDMQDFDLTDGQAVKDYVQSYRPTAIVHCAAYTGVDKAESQPEICAAVNGMGTVNIVRAALSVGAKLVFISTDYVFPGTGDQPFKIDDPYGPLNVYGMSKVQGEDAVRSLMTRYFILRTSWVYGKNGRNFVRTMLHLGKEKKEIRVVNDQIGSPTYSRDLARVICDVLSTEKYGIYHVRNEGFLSWYDFAKMIMEKAGLPCKVIPVPSSEYPTPAKRPLNSRLDGSKLTEAGFAPMPSVENALDRYLDEIKDENW
- a CDS encoding aspartate kinase; translated protein: MVTKFGGSSLANDEQFRKVRSILELEPTRRYLVPSAPGKRFKEDDKVTDLLYQCYDLACEGKSIAEPFSRIRDRYLSIARALHLKVDINSKLDEVEQGISSGKGKDWCASRGEYLCGILMADYLGWRFVDPIDGIFFNDNGTLDDEKTQEKLSALLADGEPAVVPGFYGSKANGEVCTFSRSGSDITGALVARAVNADVYENWTDVSGFLMADPRIIENPAEISSITYKELRELSHMGASVLHEDAMFPVHKAGIPTNIRNTNKPYHPGTMISKNAPNEISVPTITGIAGHKGYSVISIEKSMMNSEVGFGRKVLQVLENYGVSFEHMPTGIDSMCVVVNSATLEPHRADILKEIENLVDGSGSVSVSDNMSIIATVGRGMVHNCGTAARLFSAMSRARINVRMIDQGSSELSIIVGVNDNDFEATIHAIYHEFVG